The following nucleotide sequence is from Archocentrus centrarchus isolate MPI-CPG fArcCen1 chromosome 18, fArcCen1, whole genome shotgun sequence.
ATACAGCATAATCTCATTCTTCACTCCCAATCTGTAATATTAAACTGCTCTTTAGTGAGCAAATTATGCAATTGCAGTACACtcccacaaaataaaatacaataaagctCTGGCTTGTTACTGGGATGGTACCCACTAATGTATGGCTTTTATACCCTTGGCAGGATATACTAATCTTTACTCTTCTGGGTTATAGCTTACAAAAACTACTCTTAAAACTCTTGATGACAATTTTGTCCCTAAAACCgacctttaaaaaataaataaataaactgccaAAGATGTGTGAGAGAAGTGAGTCATGATTTAAATATTCACACATTTAGATATGGTCTTGCTGATCACTCAAAGCTTTATCTGTCTCATCAGTTTTTTGGCCAACCAATCATCACTTTACCCAACAACAGCGCTAACCTCTGCAACACCATGCCACCAGCAACCTTTAATGAAACAAATGTTACCTACCTTCTGTCAGTATTTGGCCAAACACTTTGTGCTTTAAAAGCATAAACAGTACATATATAAAATGATCAAAGCTTGGGACTAGATGCATACTTATTTGGCCCTCAAAATTAGGCTGATGGGAAAATTTTGTGTTGATTGTACTCGTAAGGATGGAAATGgacttttactttatttatttctaagaATGCATTTATCATGTGCAGAACTTTTTAGAGTTTGATGTTATTATAGAGATGAGTGTGATTAAATAAATCAACTAAAACACACTTAACTTTTTTTATTGACTGTTTGCATACGATATAGAAATTTTCATGATTTCACTAAATTTCATAAACGGCAAAGTCTCTGTTAAAAAATATCTACTAATTTCATTTTAAGCCACTGTAATGTAAAGTTACATAAAATGTTATAATTCTTTAAAGGAACAGAGAATATAAGACAGAGAAAATCTAAACTGAGTCCATATTCAGTTGTGATGGGATTATGGTGATTTTAATGTAAAACTGGACTCATGAACAGGTACAATATGAAACTGATTATGATGTCATCAATGTTAAAAGTATAATTGttgtaaatattaattttacaaaagagaaaagaaaaagaacaaacaaggTTTTATCTTCATGCAGTAGAATAGAGCAttcaaatcattttaatgtacttttaaaatgtacttgttttgttttctttgtttttctttaacattgAATTATACAGTACAACGTATGTGACTGTATCATGCACGATGTTGAtctttaaatcaaatcaaacacacaaGGCCGTCTGGTTTCGTAGTTCTATCATATCAAATTATAAAGCGACACAAACAGTATTACTGTCAGAAGGATTCCAAAAAATGGTACTTtgagaaaaaaacatgtcagcagtAATGAGAAGAAAACAATCACCATTAATTCAGAATATGTTTTTATCCACGTTTTTACATTGATCATTTTCTGCATTGCCCATCTTACTGCTTCCTTTACTCCTCCACGTtcagctcctgctgctcctgctgttcCTCTTGTAGAAGCTAAGTATGCCACTACATCTCTCCCTAAAATCATCATTTCTACTAATACTGCTGCTAACACTGCTGCTATAAAAGCTGCTCCACTTTTTAACGATGGTCCTCCTAACCCTACAACAAGCCCAGTCAGAACAGCCACAAAGCCTTCTTGTCCTCTCactccttcttttctttctgcttttatttcatttttctttttgctgctttttgcttttctccttcttcttctttgttgtttGGTGTAGCTTTtccttcttcattttcttcctctcttccatTGGTTGTTCCCTGGGTTAAAACTACAACGGCTGGCCCAGTGAAAGCCTTTGCCAGTGATGCTGCTGCAGGGCCTGTAAGTTTGATCAACTCATTTTTAGAGATACTCTTGTTAGCGTTACTGCAGGTGCCTCCTTGTGGCAACATCTTGCTGGTGTAGCAccttcctttgttttctttaagtaTCTGGTTTATTGTGTTGAGCAACTCAGCCACCTGGGATTGGCTGCTGATGTTGTCACACTGCTTGTAATTATTAATGGTGTGGTATCGGCTCTTGCACTTCTTCACCAGATCACTCACACATTTATTCTTATCTATGAAGTCTTGGATCCTCATTCCTTCTGAGACCTGGTCATCCTGAGTAAAGACAACTGCAGCATATTTGAAAGCTTCCTCTGAGAAATACTGGCATATTTTCTCAGTGACagcctgttgctgctgctctgtggatTTATCCACTTTGAGCACAATGAGAAAAGCATGAGGCCCAGGAGGAAAATCAGTGATACACCTCAATATTTCAGGCTTCAGCTCCTCCTCTGATCTACCTGGGCTAAAGAGATCAGGAGTGTTGATCAGGGTGATCCTTCTTCCATGGACTGATTTGGTCTCAGCTTGACATCCAGTGTTATCAGCCCTGAACACGTCTTCTCCAAATATGGTGTTTGCTAGGCTGCTTTTCCCAGCTCTGGTGTCTCCAAGCAGGACAACCCTGTACATTTGTTGCACTGTAAGGAAGTGAAGTCATAAAATTAATAGAGAATTTGTGTACTCTTATTACAGGGAAAAGGAAGTCTACAAAGAGAAACACTACAACACGCtctcctggactcatcacaaaATACTGTCAGCTTGAGTTATTCAGGAATGCAGCTGAGTGAGACTCCTGAGTTCTCAAATCTGTTGTTACCTCTGATGTAGTTTTGAGCCCCAGCTGTTCCTGCCATGACAATCATGGTTGTTGGCACTAGAAAAGCAAAATTGTTGGGAATAACAAATAGACATTAGTCTGTTTGGTCAGGAGTGTTCATTCATATTGTcacacaaattaataaaaatgcagggcttttatgtttatttatttagaataCCTGTGTCTCCTGCttgtgttgttactgttttttctcccatgttttCCTGCATAACTGTGACATTTGGCCCAAAGAAGGCTTTTTTCAAAGCACCAGCTCCAGAACCCGTTAAGTTGATCCATACATCCTTAGACTCGCTTCCTAACAGGTGAATAGTAGTGTATGATTAATAGATACTACAACAACAAtagcaacacacagacacatacagcaTTTAGCAAAGAGGAGCTGGATTCTGTGTTGCTATACAGCTCAAACCATCAAAGTAAGCCTGTCTTCATGCTGCTTGCAGTTTGGTTGATAAACCAAGAGCAAGAACTCCAGGATCAAAACTGTTTCACtacattaaatttaatatttaaatttaaatgttaattttttattGGCTTTTTATTCTGGAGTAGCCACTACATGTTACTTCaatcaaatatttaatgtaaacCAATTTATAGATTAATGCAATGATTCATGGCTCATAAATACCAAAAGTTATTTGTCCTTTCTTAAACAACTTGGtgcaatattttacatttgcctGCACTGATTTACACACAAAATAACCTTAAAGCATCAACCAAGTGTATTTTGCAAAGATAATTTATCTAAAATacgattttttaaaatgcagacgttatgttatgttatgttattaaAACTTACCAGGCATGTTTGCAGCGAATCAGCAAAAAGCAGAGCTTGACAATCGTCGTGTCTCTTGTTGCTTTTGACCCGTTTTGTTTTCTCCAGGTTAGTTTCACTTGCCGTTAGAAATATGAGCATGTTGGGGGTGGGGACAGCTGAGGGTTTCCCTttatgcaaagaagaagaaacaaaaggtATGCTACATTTTGTTTCCTCCTGGCATTTATAGAGCATATCTTGAATAAATTATTTGTAActcattgtgtttttatgatcagattcaactttgtttttctgtctttcaagTGACTGCACCAGTCTCCCAGTGCTGTTCCAGGGGTGCAATTACTTTAACTTGCTTTAGCTTGttattcttctttctttaaCTTGCTCAAGTTTTTGATGTCAACATACAACTGAAGTCCGCACAATAAAAATGCAGACATCTGCACTTTAATTTGTTCCTAATGTATCGTTTCATTATGCTGGTATTTGACTTTTTGGATTGATTTATAATTTGTACATATAAagtattgtagcgattctcttagttagagagcgtgttgatgttgtgggatttcggactgttcgggaggttcgtgaaggcagcatggagagagcgaaaagaccgagagcttgcctgtgtgtgtgtgttgctgttccgttgttgttgttgtggttggcgtggctgtggcctacagcagccgtttttctgcaaataaagacgacctttgttgtgaacatcgccgactgtggaagtgtgtttacaacgttacattggtgtcagaagtcaaactgctaaccgtcggctagccctgcttcggctacctcagttgacagcctgcgctaactatggcagcgcagcgagatgtggccggggcccgcccgaagatcaagagagaggctatggacagtggctttgggggcacgctggggcctgagggagcggacagcgccggagagcgtttggcccgcctcagacggactgccagaggcctggcggccgcc
It contains:
- the LOC115796729 gene encoding GTPase IMAP family member 7-like, coding for MAGTAGAQNYIRVQQMYRVVLLGDTRAGKSSLANTIFGEDVFRADNTGCQAETKSVHGRRITLINTPDLFSPGRSEEELKPEILRCITDFPPGPHAFLIVLKVDKSTEQQQQAVTEKICQYFSEEAFKYAAVVFTQDDQVSEGMRIQDFIDKNKCVSDLVKKCKSRYHTINNYKQCDNISSQSQVAELLNTINQILKENKGRCYTSKMLPQGGTCSNANKMAYLASTRGTAGAAGAERGGVKEAVRWAMQKMINVKTWIKTYSELMVIVFFSLLLTCFFLKVPFFGILLTVILFVSLYNLI